A genome region from Gammaproteobacteria bacterium includes the following:
- a CDS encoding DUF4345 domain-containing protein yields the protein MAQKIYLAVVGGIFVASAVFALIDPHTLGAAMGIAAADPSGVTEIRATYGGLVAGIGLLMISGVWSPRLAFAGLACAVFGVGALALTRLLAEVFAGGPGIALNQGLATVFELVVLALGILFLRRTLRE from the coding sequence ATGGCGCAGAAAATCTACTTGGCTGTCGTGGGCGGCATCTTCGTCGCTTCGGCCGTGTTTGCACTTATCGATCCGCACACCCTGGGGGCGGCCATGGGTATTGCAGCGGCGGACCCGTCGGGCGTGACCGAGATACGCGCGACCTACGGCGGCCTGGTGGCGGGCATCGGACTGCTGATGATCTCCGGTGTGTGGTCGCCGCGACTGGCGTTCGCCGGTCTGGCCTGCGCGGTGTTCGGCGTCGGCGCCCTGGCGCTGACCCGTCTGCTTGCCGAGGTCTTTGCGGGCGGGCCAGGAATCGCCTTGAACCAGGGCCTGGCGACGGTATTTGAACTGGTTGTCCTGGCGCTGGGCATATTGTTCCTGCGGCGGACGCTCAGGGAATGA